In one window of Schistosoma haematobium chromosome 5, whole genome shotgun sequence DNA:
- a CDS encoding hypothetical protein (EggNog:ENOG410YYW0~COG:O~MEROPS:MER0003620~SECRETED:SignalP(1-24)) has protein sequence MLNGQTFLMVTLFTYCLTFEGVSSWLVRKGEAVQQRTEFPFIALLTTKKTMCTGSLVSTKAVLTAGHCVCSPMPVVRVSFLTLRNGDQQGIHHRPSGVVVAPEYMPSCASSRQRRRVKQTLSGFDIAIVLLAEMVNLQTGIKVLSLPQPTDIPAPGTPVFIVGYGRDDNDRDPSRRNGGILKKGRATVMECKHSTTGNPICVQAEVVFGQITAPGDSGGPLLPSPQGPVLGVVSHGVTLSNRLDVLVEYASVARMLNFVKSNI, from the exons ATGTTGAACGGACAAACGTTTCTGATGGTGACGCTATTCACCTACTGCCTAACATTTGAAGGTGTGTCATCGTGGTTGGTACGTAAAGGTGAAGCTGTGCAACAACGCACTGAATTCCCATTCATCGCACTTTTGACGACAAAGAAGACAATGTGTACAGGCTCACTAGTGTCAACAAAGGCAGTGCTCACAGCTGGTCATTGTGTTTGCTCACCGATGCCAGTCGTTCGG GTTTCATTTCTCACACTGAGGAATGGTGACCAACAAGGCATCCATCACCGACCGTCTGGAGTGGTGGTAGCACCAGAATACATGCCATCTTGTGCGTCGTCACGACAGAGGAGACGAGTCAAACAGACACTCAGTGGATTCGATATTGCAATTGTATTGCTCGCTGAAATGGTCAACTTACAGACCGGAATCAAGGTGCTCAGTCTGCCACAGCCAACGGATATACCGGCACCTGGAACTCCGGTTTTCATTGTTGGTTATGGAAGGGATGATAACGACCGTGATCCGTCACGCAGAAATGGTGGGATTTTAAAGAAag GTCGAGCGACTGTGATGGAATGCAAACATTCCACCACTGGAAATCCTATTTGTGTCCAAGCGGAGGTAGTGTTCGGACAAATAACCGCCCCAGGTGACAGTGGCGGACCTCTCCTTCCATCCCCGCAAGGTCCAGTCCTCGGCGTCGTATCACATGGTGTCACACTCTCAAACCGTCTGGATGTTCTTGTTGAGTATGCTAGTGTGGCTAGAATGTTGAACTTTGTGAAATCCAATATTTGA